One Bdellovibrionales bacterium genomic region harbors:
- a CDS encoding aldo/keto reductase: MKQVKLGNQGLKVSRMGLGCMGMSDFYAGRDEKESIETIHHALDLGINFLDTADMYGPFTNEVLVGKAIKGQRDKFVVATKFGNVRSEDGQFLGINGKPDYVKKCCEASLKRLGVDHIDLYYQHRVDLNTPIEETVQAMADLVKEGKVRYLGLSEAAPETIRRAHKIHPISALQSEYSLWTRDPEAEILKTVRELGIGFVPYSPLGRGFLTGRFKTPADIPEGDYRRNNPRFQGQNFTNNMELVLRVEDIAHEKKATAAQVALAWVMAQGEDIVPIPGTKSRSRLEENAKAAELQLSQKDLDFLNKELPPVSGNRYPDMSTVNR; encoded by the coding sequence ATGAAACAAGTCAAACTTGGCAACCAAGGTTTAAAAGTCTCACGCATGGGATTAGGCTGCATGGGCATGTCGGATTTCTATGCCGGCCGCGATGAAAAAGAATCTATTGAAACCATCCATCACGCCCTCGATCTTGGCATTAACTTCCTCGATACGGCTGACATGTACGGCCCTTTTACCAATGAAGTGCTGGTTGGAAAAGCCATCAAAGGCCAGCGCGACAAGTTCGTGGTCGCAACCAAGTTTGGGAATGTCCGTTCGGAAGACGGTCAGTTTCTTGGTATCAATGGCAAACCTGACTACGTGAAAAAATGCTGTGAAGCCTCGCTGAAGCGCCTTGGTGTTGATCACATCGATTTGTACTATCAACACCGCGTGGATCTGAACACACCGATTGAAGAAACCGTGCAGGCCATGGCGGACCTCGTGAAAGAAGGCAAGGTTCGCTATCTGGGGCTTTCGGAGGCCGCTCCAGAAACCATCCGCCGTGCTCACAAGATCCACCCGATCAGCGCTCTGCAGTCCGAGTATTCGCTGTGGACTCGCGATCCAGAGGCCGAGATTCTTAAAACCGTGCGCGAGCTGGGAATTGGTTTTGTGCCGTACAGCCCACTCGGCCGCGGTTTCTTGACGGGACGTTTTAAAACGCCGGCAGACATCCCAGAAGGCGACTACCGCCGCAACAATCCCCGTTTCCAAGGACAGAACTTCACCAACAATATGGAGCTCGTCTTGCGCGTAGAAGATATTGCGCATGAAAAGAAAGCAACGGCGGCACAAGTGGCCCTGGCCTGGGTGATGGCACAAGGTGAAGACATCGTTCCAATCCCTGGGACGAAGTCTCGCAGTCGTTTAGAAGAGAATGCAAAAGCGGCCGAGCTTCAGCTCAGCCAGAAAGATCTCGATTTCCTGAACAAAGAGTTACCTCCGGTTTCAGGAAATCGCTATCCAGATATGAGTACTGTGAATCGTTAG
- a CDS encoding YkgJ family cysteine cluster protein → MKMTPQLRNLLAVYKTTLNSEEFESFEREVNRLLNHYHDLLASYRPGAERATVTHELIEEQISLNSHIKTTCQKGCGACCHLEVEISEDDADRLAQSILQQGIVIDEERLQAQATRQRLDSQWAEGAIQSNRCVLLGDDNACRNYENRPAVCRKHSVVTPVSECETLGGNPVPRLIPLNEIIISSAISQEGNQFGALPKMLAAALTRLRDVQKIHNLDFKDGAESNISPREADPSSEKAP, encoded by the coding sequence ATGAAAATGACTCCTCAGCTCCGCAATCTTCTTGCCGTCTATAAAACAACTCTGAACTCTGAAGAATTCGAAAGTTTTGAACGTGAAGTGAATCGCTTGCTGAATCACTATCATGATCTGCTGGCGAGTTATCGCCCGGGAGCTGAACGTGCGACTGTCACGCACGAACTTATCGAAGAACAAATTTCTCTGAATTCACATATCAAGACGACTTGTCAAAAAGGCTGCGGCGCTTGCTGCCACCTCGAAGTGGAAATTAGCGAAGACGATGCCGATCGTTTGGCACAATCTATCTTGCAGCAGGGAATCGTCATTGATGAAGAGCGCTTGCAAGCTCAGGCGACACGTCAGCGTCTTGATTCTCAGTGGGCAGAAGGGGCTATCCAATCGAATCGTTGCGTGCTTCTTGGCGACGACAATGCCTGCCGCAATTACGAGAATCGCCCGGCGGTTTGCCGTAAGCATTCTGTGGTCACCCCGGTGTCTGAATGTGAGACACTCGGAGGCAATCCTGTCCCACGTTTGATCCCGCTGAATGAAATCATCATTAGCTCGGCGATAAGCCAAGAGGGAAATCAGTTCGGCGCACTCCCTAAGATGCTGGCTGCAGCTTTGACACGTTTACGAGATGTGCAAAAGATCCACAACTTGGATTTCAAGGATGGAGCGGAATCGAATATAAGCCCTCGCGAGGCCGACCCAAGCTCTGAAAAGGCCCCATAA
- a CDS encoding cation:proton antiporter gives MFLFIYILVGLILGPSLLKIELPEVIFSIASLGFLFIAGLELNISRLQEDLKASVKIALGAFALPFVVGFAYAMSGLGRDAEGAVVIAVALAISALPVVVQILKDLKMYETRLGHTIIAAATICDITAWLIFSCLLPAGDRDRWFMSHLPVLFFFIGLVFAPWLSRKEKVLRGFMVSSKYFFAPIFFIGVGMKIHLQENFDLLQCLTILLLAVVAKMIGVYASARWVSIAKSEAKIIAMVLNARGAMEILFCAMALKLGLIDGHLFTSLTVMAVVSSLMAAPLVKLSKRRS, from the coding sequence ATGTTTCTCTTTATCTATATTCTTGTGGGCCTCATTCTGGGGCCGAGTCTGCTCAAAATAGAATTGCCTGAAGTTATTTTCAGTATTGCTTCCTTGGGTTTCTTATTTATTGCCGGCCTGGAATTAAATATTTCACGCTTGCAGGAAGATTTGAAGGCCTCGGTGAAAATTGCTCTCGGAGCATTTGCTTTGCCGTTTGTGGTGGGCTTTGCTTATGCGATGAGTGGGCTTGGCCGGGACGCTGAAGGAGCCGTGGTTATTGCGGTGGCACTGGCGATTTCGGCTTTGCCGGTCGTTGTACAAATCTTGAAAGACCTGAAGATGTACGAGACCCGTTTAGGCCATACGATTATTGCTGCAGCAACGATCTGTGATATTACGGCGTGGCTGATTTTCAGTTGCTTACTTCCGGCGGGGGATCGGGACCGTTGGTTCATGAGTCATTTGCCGGTGCTGTTCTTTTTTATCGGCCTCGTGTTTGCGCCATGGCTCAGTCGCAAAGAAAAAGTTTTACGCGGCTTCATGGTTAGCAGTAAATATTTTTTTGCGCCGATCTTTTTTATTGGCGTGGGTATGAAGATTCACTTGCAGGAAAATTTTGACCTGCTTCAGTGTTTGACTATTTTATTACTTGCGGTGGTTGCAAAAATGATCGGCGTCTACGCCAGTGCACGCTGGGTTTCAATTGCAAAATCAGAAGCTAAAATTATCGCGATGGTGCTTAATGCCCGTGGCGCGATGGAAATTCTGTTCTGCGCAATGGCCTTAAAGTTAGGACTCATTGACGGTCATCTGTTTACAAGTCTGACAGTCATGGCCGTCGTCAGTTCTTTAATGGCGGCACCGTTGGTAAAATTGAGTAAAAGACGCTCGTAG
- a CDS encoding chalcone isomerase family protein yields the protein MKLFALMGPLIALLTSAAFAQTGTSQLEGVTLSTNGLTKDGQKLQYVGAGLRNKKVVMVNVRVYVGEFFVGDTAKFKKSDALKTVSDASPALIQLHFLRDVDAEKVQSSFKEALEANKIDLKKPEIQKFLDAVKTGGEAKSGKMLSIYGAKKGDGSEVITYEDSNSKATTVSGGAGFIQEIFAIWLGTPADGGVAKLKEDILK from the coding sequence ATGAAGCTTTTTGCTCTTATGGGCCCCCTGATCGCCCTGCTCACGTCCGCTGCCTTTGCTCAGACTGGGACCAGCCAGCTTGAAGGAGTCACACTTTCGACAAATGGCCTCACCAAAGACGGCCAGAAATTGCAATATGTGGGCGCAGGCCTTCGTAACAAAAAAGTGGTTATGGTCAACGTGCGCGTGTATGTCGGCGAATTTTTCGTAGGTGATACTGCGAAATTTAAAAAATCCGATGCACTCAAAACTGTCAGCGACGCCTCCCCTGCTCTGATTCAACTCCATTTCCTCAGAGACGTCGACGCCGAGAAAGTTCAGTCTTCGTTTAAAGAAGCCCTTGAAGCCAACAAGATTGATTTGAAAAAACCGGAGATTCAGAAATTCTTGGACGCGGTGAAAACCGGCGGCGAAGCAAAGAGCGGCAAAATGCTCTCAATCTATGGCGCTAAAAAAGGCGATGGCTCTGAAGTTATCACCTATGAGGATTCAAACTCCAAAGCCACCACTGTTTCAGGAGGGGCGGGATTCATTCAGGAGATCTTCGCGATTTGGCTTGGCACCCCAGCCGACGGCGGAGTTGCCAAACTCAAGGAAGACATCCTGAAATAA
- a CDS encoding 1,4-dihydroxy-2-naphthoyl-CoA synthase, whose product MSFNPELWTEIKEFKFNDITYHRAKDQGTVRIAFNRPEVRNAFRPQTVDELYTALEHARVTPDVGVVIITGNGPSPKDGGWAFCSGGDQRIRGKDGYKYENSDSSAMNKMDLARLGRLHILEVQRLIRFMPKVVMAVVPGWAVGGGHSLHVVCDLTLASKEHAVFKQTDPDVASFDSGYGSAYLARMVGQKRAREIFFLGANYTAQEAFDMGMVNAVVPHAELEKVALEWAREMNSKSPTAMRMLKYGFNMIDDGLVGQQLFAGEATRLAYGTEEAKEGRDSFLEKRPKDFSKFPWQY is encoded by the coding sequence ATGTCTTTCAATCCGGAACTTTGGACAGAAATCAAAGAATTCAAATTCAACGATATCACTTATCATCGCGCCAAAGATCAGGGCACGGTTCGCATTGCTTTTAATCGTCCCGAAGTGCGCAACGCCTTCCGTCCACAAACGGTGGATGAGCTTTATACGGCTCTAGAACACGCACGTGTGACTCCGGATGTGGGGGTGGTGATTATCACCGGTAACGGTCCTTCGCCGAAAGACGGCGGCTGGGCGTTTTGCTCCGGTGGTGATCAGCGCATCCGCGGTAAAGACGGGTACAAGTACGAAAATTCTGACAGTTCGGCGATGAATAAGATGGACCTAGCGCGCCTTGGCCGCTTGCACATTTTGGAAGTTCAGCGCCTGATCCGCTTTATGCCGAAAGTTGTGATGGCCGTTGTCCCAGGCTGGGCTGTGGGTGGCGGTCACTCATTGCACGTGGTTTGTGATTTGACTTTGGCGAGCAAAGAGCACGCGGTCTTTAAGCAAACCGATCCCGACGTTGCAAGCTTTGACAGTGGTTACGGCTCCGCATACCTCGCCCGCATGGTCGGTCAAAAGCGCGCGAGAGAGATCTTCTTCTTGGGTGCGAACTATACAGCTCAAGAGGCTTTCGATATGGGTATGGTGAACGCCGTAGTGCCACACGCCGAGCTAGAGAAGGTGGCTTTGGAATGGGCTCGCGAAATGAACTCGAAGAGCCCGACAGCGATGCGCATGTTGAAGTACGGCTTTAACATGATCGACGACGGTCTCGTGGGTCAGCAGCTCTTTGCCGGTGAGGCCACTCGTTTGGCTTACGGAACTGAAGAAGCAAAAGAGGGCCGCGACTCCTTCCTCGAGAAACGCCCGAAAGATTTCTCGAAGTTTCCTTGGCAGTACTAG
- a CDS encoding rhomboid family intramembrane serine protease: MDSFAAQSSSSVLRETLLSRKPNPLAPVAMAMATLVVVLLSIAAWTDFAGAEEWMRASRDAVFSKHQYWKAWTTLFVHGDGKHLLSNSFLFFILGTFLTGYFGITRVLLSALIFGGLTNLYVLQGMPAEVHLIGLSGVVFWMGGAWLILYFMIDRKRTLMHRFLRAMGVGLLLFMPAEAFDASISYESHFVGFILGIIAGLLYFYFNKKSLREAEIYEAAPIEDESAAVF; this comes from the coding sequence GTGGACTCGTTTGCAGCGCAATCATCATCTTCTGTTTTGCGAGAGACTCTTCTTAGCCGAAAACCAAATCCATTAGCACCCGTTGCCATGGCGATGGCGACTCTTGTCGTTGTCCTTTTAAGTATCGCAGCTTGGACAGACTTCGCAGGAGCTGAAGAGTGGATGCGTGCCAGCCGCGACGCTGTTTTCAGCAAGCACCAGTACTGGAAAGCCTGGACGACACTTTTCGTTCATGGCGATGGCAAACACCTTCTCAGTAATTCATTTCTATTTTTTATCTTAGGCACATTTTTAACGGGTTACTTTGGAATCACACGCGTGCTTTTGTCCGCGTTGATTTTTGGCGGTCTTACTAATCTGTATGTTCTGCAAGGGATGCCGGCGGAGGTTCACCTCATCGGTCTTTCCGGAGTCGTGTTCTGGATGGGCGGGGCGTGGTTGATTTTGTACTTTATGATTGATCGCAAGCGCACACTGATGCACAGATTTTTACGAGCCATGGGTGTGGGTTTGTTGCTTTTTATGCCGGCCGAAGCTTTTGATGCCTCAATTAGTTATGAGAGTCACTTCGTGGGCTTTATTTTAGGCATCATCGCAGGGCTTTTGTATTTTTACTTTAACAAAAAGTCCCTGCGTGAAGCTGAGATCTATGAAGCCGCACCGATCGAAGACGAAAGTGCGGCGGTCTTTTAG
- a CDS encoding zinc-binding dehydrogenase — translation MKAFVLDKAGDRENLHIENVPMPEPKSGEVRVRIHSVGLNPVDYKAADWGHVAWIYPHTLGADGAGVVDKVGSDVKDFRVGDRVYGLFDIARPGSFAEYAVTSASALALMPAKSSFEEAAAVPVAGWTAYQVFNRKLNLREGQKVLIHAGSGGVGSFAIQFARRQGLRVITTCSKDNFSFVRDLGAEFVIDYRDENVFEKVMDYTDGRGVSLVLDTLGGPSINENFKLLGFGGHFVGLVDVPDISNIPMFEKALSVQMVFLAGAFTLGSNDDKKDLGIIGAEISKLIEDKKIFSTLTEILPFENIPLGLERLATHRVRGKLVAKVADFM, via the coding sequence ATGAAAGCCTTCGTGTTGGATAAAGCCGGCGATCGTGAGAATCTGCATATTGAAAACGTCCCCATGCCCGAGCCGAAATCCGGCGAGGTGCGAGTGCGAATTCATTCTGTGGGGCTGAATCCCGTGGACTATAAAGCCGCGGATTGGGGGCACGTCGCCTGGATTTATCCACACACGCTCGGAGCTGACGGTGCAGGAGTTGTGGATAAAGTCGGCTCGGATGTCAAAGACTTCAGAGTCGGCGACCGCGTGTATGGGCTTTTTGATATTGCTCGCCCAGGAAGTTTTGCCGAGTACGCAGTGACTTCAGCAAGTGCTCTGGCGCTGATGCCAGCAAAGAGCTCATTTGAAGAGGCTGCGGCGGTGCCAGTCGCGGGCTGGACAGCTTATCAAGTTTTTAACCGCAAACTGAATTTGCGGGAAGGTCAGAAAGTACTAATCCATGCAGGCTCAGGGGGCGTCGGCAGTTTTGCCATCCAATTTGCGCGACGCCAGGGCCTTCGTGTCATCACCACGTGCTCAAAAGATAATTTTTCATTCGTACGCGATTTGGGGGCCGAGTTTGTGATCGATTACCGCGATGAAAATGTCTTTGAGAAAGTCATGGATTACACCGATGGGCGAGGAGTGAGTCTCGTGCTCGATACCTTAGGCGGCCCGAGCATTAATGAAAATTTCAAACTGCTGGGATTCGGTGGGCACTTTGTAGGCCTCGTTGATGTGCCGGATATCTCGAACATACCGATGTTTGAAAAGGCGCTGTCTGTGCAAATGGTCTTTTTAGCCGGTGCTTTTACTTTGGGATCCAACGACGACAAAAAAGATCTCGGTATCATCGGCGCTGAAATTTCGAAACTGATTGAAGACAAGAAAATATTCTCAACACTCACCGAGATCTTGCCGTTTGAAAATATACCGCTTGGCTTAGAACGGCTAGCGACTCATAGAGTGCGAGGTAAGCTCGTCGCTAAGGTCGCGGATTTTATGTGA
- a CDS encoding serine hydrolase yields the protein MSKREIPYYLDYASENLLNYLKPELKPVPGNPELQQVGSMGGLETPESLKFLCELYDAVKPELQKVLEQRIVDRKFIDERTKACFELNKSLGIDFLDQRYHTILGQEDAGGRIVMGPKNDFYCKPGGGKPVAEIPKFLQGNHVTLFGPPDDAKLSINAMNAYHRKLKDEPAVVAELLKTHTSEAKWGADDEDSKTPLRRDLISAGENLTGCFNKNLHFVDPKSQKEYKLEKDHLSLPIKRFPGLALPCLFLYYKSNPLPLHMYDFALHLFEHWQNPEALAFYVPKLENEEEARYIRVMIETAEKMIAKLHPAYKVGTVRLLIVLENPRAVFRVNEIMDELYPYFAGASLGWHDYLGSTARLFKEDANYRIPVKADPNIVIKYIKGSHDLLANVVGPRGGIKIGGMYGILPVDTDLANPSFQITMKGFIKDVVTQMKRHLSGFWVAHPDFVRLGLALIEAWKFHASGDSSKLETMIKSLLDPKYHKEILDFTFGNDIQGLDITDPLYARSLIVADIKESTYIANNHPDEIRYNVFQSLQYLTDWLSGNGCVALPTQIEGIPARVMDDLATAERSRWEVWHELHHGRFTIENFLKIAHEELHFIRKDLSNGKKIVQVKWNERTEKWYPVAMNLMIHLMTNPQPVEFASELLLPFTLDSIRNSQDPWQAITKIDPAKYAIKPYVTRFNYYFSMCGSLAFATEMAKNLTVDLAQAEKVIRQFDMAQILEAASFHGDIGEAKKTLDAMASKEQALVHQEDQKIQEELLAQGKAYREKFGMKFLISAQGKSGKELLAALLARMNNSPAVEMDNARTALWEITKKRLAAHPMNHLQEFITEALARHKVDAAQISISTGEGLLQNLAFGHATTETWFEVASLSKTIGSCYAIEYFHQKGIPLATPVNEVFAKSPSGFRLKSLNAQHPEWADKVTLAHLMSHAALNMHYVIGTPANEPMQNLKELIESSAGVLNEPGTKFQYSGAGFLVLEHLIEVLEGKRIQDLTRPFLDQLGLTDFSFEQKDLPGVQYATAYDVAGVAIPGGRKLFPAFAAGAMGTAHSMEVFLTALTKAFHSVKGFGPISHDTAIQMLFGTDKGCRKFMGTKMGLGIFTAEAGPNRLAIHQGANDGYRCLFAHCYDGPAKGQGFTILCNAELNGVLFISEVAQALLKEFNMAGIDYSRFKKTFVSSEIPQEQIVNIGYRDLIFDAFESDLPEEIIEKGPLDPLAKYNLAVGGKVLETTNQGFARAANLLSDHLPLFDPKLFGRQGKIMDSWETVRHNQKPCDELIFELKKPSAIHYVAVSTKYHLGNQAQFTKLEGLNSATNTWQEIIPKTALEGHALKRMKTSTGATKFSQIKMSLYPDGGISRLGLYDESLPETEKSKYVSPELAKSEVFADEIPKTQRSLAPKYDANGKELAANWQAAGDEVDVASLAYGAKIVKATNEHYGPAAQVISPYPPLHMFDGMESARSRDKGHCEEVVIELAKPAAIHRLELDFTYFVNNNPLEVSVEGLANGAWLSLVPRTNVKAYAANKFAMDLSPMTKVTQIKLTAFPDGGINRVKAFARRGQL from the coding sequence ATGTCTAAACGAGAAATCCCCTATTACCTGGACTATGCCTCTGAAAATCTTTTGAATTATTTGAAACCGGAGTTAAAGCCTGTTCCCGGCAATCCGGAATTGCAGCAAGTCGGCAGCATGGGGGGACTTGAAACACCCGAGTCCTTAAAGTTTTTGTGTGAGCTTTATGATGCGGTAAAACCAGAACTGCAAAAAGTCCTTGAGCAACGAATTGTCGATCGCAAGTTTATCGATGAACGCACCAAAGCCTGCTTTGAACTGAACAAATCGTTAGGCATTGATTTTCTCGATCAACGCTATCATACGATCCTCGGCCAAGAAGATGCCGGCGGCCGTATCGTCATGGGTCCTAAGAATGATTTTTACTGCAAGCCCGGCGGCGGAAAGCCCGTTGCTGAGATTCCAAAATTCTTGCAGGGCAATCATGTGACTTTGTTCGGTCCTCCTGACGATGCCAAGCTTTCGATCAATGCCATGAATGCTTACCATCGTAAGCTCAAAGATGAGCCTGCGGTGGTGGCTGAGCTTTTAAAAACTCACACGAGTGAAGCTAAATGGGGTGCCGACGACGAAGACTCTAAAACTCCCCTTCGCCGTGATTTGATTTCAGCCGGCGAAAACCTCACGGGATGCTTTAATAAAAACCTCCACTTCGTCGACCCAAAATCACAGAAGGAATACAAACTCGAAAAAGATCATCTTTCACTGCCGATCAAACGCTTCCCAGGTTTAGCACTGCCTTGTTTGTTCTTGTATTACAAAAGTAATCCCCTGCCTTTGCATATGTATGATTTTGCTTTGCACCTCTTTGAGCACTGGCAAAATCCTGAAGCCTTGGCGTTCTACGTGCCGAAACTGGAAAACGAAGAAGAAGCTCGCTACATCCGCGTCATGATTGAGACTGCAGAGAAAATGATCGCGAAGCTTCACCCGGCTTATAAGGTTGGGACGGTTCGCTTACTGATCGTGCTTGAAAATCCGCGGGCGGTTTTCCGCGTGAACGAAATCATGGATGAGCTTTACCCTTACTTTGCCGGCGCTTCTCTCGGCTGGCATGATTACTTGGGGTCCACCGCACGACTCTTTAAAGAGGACGCGAACTACCGCATTCCGGTGAAGGCTGATCCGAATATCGTGATTAAATATATTAAAGGCTCGCATGATCTGCTTGCCAATGTCGTTGGCCCGCGTGGCGGGATTAAGATCGGCGGCATGTACGGCATTCTTCCTGTGGACACGGACCTTGCGAATCCTTCTTTCCAAATCACTATGAAGGGCTTCATCAAAGACGTCGTCACCCAGATGAAACGTCACCTCTCGGGCTTCTGGGTCGCCCATCCCGATTTTGTGCGCTTAGGTCTTGCCTTGATTGAAGCTTGGAAATTCCATGCTTCGGGCGATTCCAGCAAACTCGAGACGATGATTAAATCCTTGCTCGATCCAAAGTACCACAAAGAGATCTTAGATTTTACTTTCGGGAATGACATCCAAGGCCTTGATATCACGGATCCTCTCTATGCCCGCTCGCTGATTGTGGCCGACATCAAGGAGTCGACTTATATTGCGAACAATCATCCGGATGAAATCCGTTACAACGTCTTTCAATCGCTGCAGTATCTGACCGACTGGCTTTCTGGGAATGGCTGCGTGGCCCTGCCAACCCAGATCGAAGGCATCCCCGCCCGCGTGATGGATGACCTTGCAACGGCCGAGCGCTCTCGCTGGGAAGTCTGGCATGAGCTTCACCATGGCCGCTTCACTATCGAAAACTTCTTAAAAATTGCGCACGAAGAACTGCATTTTATTCGTAAAGATCTTTCAAATGGAAAAAAGATCGTTCAAGTGAAGTGGAATGAGCGCACAGAAAAATGGTACCCGGTTGCAATGAATCTGATGATTCACTTAATGACAAACCCGCAACCGGTGGAGTTTGCTTCAGAATTGCTTTTGCCATTCACTTTAGACTCCATCCGCAACTCCCAGGACCCTTGGCAAGCCATCACGAAAATTGATCCAGCGAAATACGCGATCAAACCTTATGTTACGCGCTTTAATTATTACTTCTCGATGTGCGGCAGCCTAGCTTTTGCAACCGAGATGGCAAAGAACCTGACGGTGGACCTTGCGCAAGCTGAAAAAGTCATTCGCCAGTTTGATATGGCTCAAATCCTAGAAGCTGCAAGCTTCCATGGCGATATTGGAGAAGCTAAGAAAACCCTCGATGCCATGGCTTCGAAAGAACAAGCCCTCGTTCATCAAGAGGATCAAAAAATCCAAGAAGAGCTGCTCGCTCAAGGCAAAGCCTATCGCGAAAAGTTCGGCATGAAGTTTTTAATCTCAGCCCAGGGAAAATCCGGTAAGGAACTTCTCGCGGCACTTCTGGCAAGAATGAACAACTCACCGGCGGTTGAAATGGACAATGCGCGCACGGCCCTTTGGGAAATCACCAAAAAACGCCTCGCCGCTCATCCCATGAATCATCTGCAAGAGTTCATAACCGAAGCTCTCGCTCGCCACAAAGTGGATGCGGCTCAGATTTCAATCTCTACCGGCGAAGGCCTTTTACAAAATCTTGCTTTCGGCCACGCAACCACCGAGACCTGGTTTGAAGTCGCATCACTAAGTAAAACCATCGGCAGCTGTTACGCCATTGAATACTTCCACCAGAAAGGCATTCCGCTCGCGACTCCAGTGAATGAAGTCTTTGCAAAAAGTCCGTCAGGCTTTAGGCTAAAATCCCTCAATGCGCAACATCCCGAGTGGGCTGACAAAGTCACGCTGGCTCATTTGATGAGTCATGCGGCGCTCAATATGCACTATGTGATCGGCACTCCGGCAAACGAACCGATGCAGAACTTAAAAGAGCTCATCGAGAGCTCCGCCGGAGTACTGAATGAACCCGGCACGAAGTTTCAATACTCGGGCGCAGGTTTCTTAGTGCTAGAGCATCTCATTGAGGTGCTTGAAGGAAAACGCATTCAGGACCTCACCCGTCCCTTCTTGGATCAGCTGGGACTGACCGATTTTTCGTTTGAACAAAAAGATCTACCGGGCGTGCAATACGCAACGGCTTATGATGTGGCGGGAGTTGCAATCCCAGGCGGCCGTAAGCTCTTCCCGGCTTTTGCTGCTGGCGCCATGGGGACCGCCCACTCGATGGAAGTTTTCCTGACCGCGCTCACCAAGGCATTTCATAGTGTGAAGGGTTTTGGGCCAATCTCGCATGATACGGCGATACAAATGCTATTTGGGACGGACAAAGGCTGCCGTAAGTTTATGGGCACCAAAATGGGACTTGGTATTTTCACCGCTGAAGCCGGCCCCAATCGTCTTGCGATCCATCAGGGGGCGAACGACGGCTATCGTTGCTTGTTTGCTCATTGCTACGACGGCCCCGCCAAAGGCCAAGGCTTTACGATTCTTTGTAATGCCGAACTCAACGGTGTGCTTTTCATTTCTGAAGTCGCACAAGCTCTTCTGAAAGAGTTTAATATGGCGGGCATTGATTACAGCCGCTTTAAGAAAACCTTCGTGAGCTCTGAAATTCCGCAAGAGCAGATCGTTAACATCGGCTACCGTGATTTGATTTTCGATGCCTTTGAATCCGATTTACCGGAAGAAATCATCGAAAAAGGACCTCTTGATCCCCTGGCGAAATACAATCTTGCAGTGGGTGGCAAAGTTCTCGAAACCACCAATCAAGGCTTTGCCCGCGCAGCGAATCTGCTGTCGGATCATCTGCCGTTGTTTGACCCAAAACTCTTTGGCCGCCAGGGCAAGATCATGGATAGCTGGGAAACCGTCCGTCACAATCAAAAGCCTTGTGATGAATTGATCTTTGAACTTAAAAAACCTTCGGCCATTCACTACGTCGCTGTTTCCACCAAGTACCATCTTGGCAATCAGGCCCAGTTCACAAAACTTGAGGGTTTGAATAGCGCCACAAACACGTGGCAGGAAATCATTCCAAAGACGGCTCTTGAAGGCCACGCTCTTAAGCGAATGAAAACTTCGACGGGAGCCACGAAATTCAGTCAGATCAAAATGTCTCTCTACCCAGACGGCGGTATTTCACGCCTCGGGCTTTATGACGAGTCTTTGCCGGAAACAGAAAAATCCAAGTACGTTTCACCAGAGTTGGCAAAGAGCGAAGTCTTCGCTGACGAAATTCCAAAAACTCAGCGTTCTCTGGCGCCAAAGTACGATGCCAACGGCAAGGAGCTCGCAGCAAACTGGCAAGCCGCCGGTGACGAAGTCGATGTTGCGAGTCTTGCTTACGGTGCAAAAATAGTAAAAGCAACAAATGAGCACTATGGACCGGCAGCTCAGGTGATTTCGCCCTATCCACCGCTTCATATGTTTGACGGGATGGAGTCCGCTCGCAGCCGTGACAAAGGACACTGTGAGGAAGTTGTCATTGAACTAGCAAAGCCTGCAGCCATTCACCGTTTAGAACTCGATTTTACATACTTTGTGAATAACAATCCGTTAGAAGTTTCAGTCGAGGGCCTCGCCAACGGCGCTTGGCTTTCACTTGTTCCACGCACCAATGTGAAAGCCTATGCTGCGAATAAATTTGCGATGGATCTTTCCCCCATGACAAAAGTCACACAAATAAAACTTACGGCCTTTCCTGACGGTGGTATTAATAGGGTTAAAGCTTTTGCACGAAGGGGTCAGCTATGA